The DNA window ACATAAGGATGTTGATGCTTGCATGGAAGATGAATTAAACAAGGCAGGGATACTTAAACCCTAGAAGATTGGCGAGAAGGATTTAAAACCCTAAGGGTAAACAAAGTAGATAACTTAAACAAGGCACTTGCAGAGCTAGATATAGAGGTCAGAGGGGAACCATCAGACTTCATGGATTTCTGTCGTATGCGTTCAAATATTGTTTGACGGAGGAGGAAACAGAAAGGCATAGATATAGACATGATATTTGAGTTGTTAGATACTGTTTTGGGATGTGAATATCCAACGCAGGTTGAGTTATTTACTCAGTATCTGAAGATTCAGAGTGATTACAAAGTCTTAACCATGGGTCCGTGGATGTCCTTTTACTGGTTCTACGATTCGATGAGTTTTCAAGATCCTAGTAAATACAAGCTTGAACTTGCATGGCCCTTGATCGTTGACGACTTTGTTGAATGGATACGAGAAAAACAGACCCAAAGCTAGCTGATTGTTTTCGGACACGATCCACCACTAACATCCCCGATGGTTTTGGAGGAAGGTTGGACAACACAATCGAATCAAATGGCCTcaggtattttttttcttccttttcttgcaACTATGAAAAGCTTCCTCAAAGTGCTCTCTTTTGTATTTGTATGTTTGTGATATGAATTTGGTTCAAAAAATTGGTACGAGTTATTTTTTTGGGCCCACTAAGCGTTTGATATGAGcttatttttattcaatttttttatgtaGTTCAATATGACTAAGCACGAGCCAACTTAATAGAATAATGCCGAGATATGCCTAATAAGCATTATATCAAACATTTGGTGGGCACAAAAGAATCCGTATCAACTAAGAATCCGTATCAACTATTAGGAGGGTCCTGAAGCACCTTCACATGTGTGTTTTCACGCCTCTGAGTGGTCCTGGTACCACCTTGGTTCAATGTATAACGGATATTGACCTCACGTCCACCACTTATTTGAACTTTGAAATTTTCTAAACCGAATTAAATCGTTTAACATCAATAACCAAAATCCGTAGGAATATTTGAATTTGATGTAATCTATCTCTAAATATAATGCTAAAAAGTATTCTTAACCACTTTTCAATTTACGGGATATAATTACTTAGATACATGTAAGATCTATAAAATGAACTTAGTCAGTTTATTTATGCTACTAATTTGAGACCTAAAACGAACCAATTTGAACCCTTATGTTTTAGGCTGTGCGATAATAGGATTCGAAACCtaaaccaaaccaactagagactCAACTTGGAAAACAATTTATATTAATCGAGTTCACCGTTAATGTGccaaaaaatttataattttataaatcgCTAATAATAGAATGCCAGAAGTTTGTTTTGGTGTCTTaaggcttcaccaaaaaaaactggacacaaaagcccttgaaacaaaaaaaattaaaactgaagTAAATTATGAAACTAAATGTTTCATGGGCATTTGTgtaaataaaacagaaaaaaattgacaaaaaaaaaagaaaaaaaaaagaatttcaaaCGTGGGGAAAGGCTGGAGAATAATTAGAGTTTGCCATGGTGTTGGATACATAATCTTCAACCGCCGCCGCTTCGCTCCTGCGCCCGCGCCGCGGCTTTCTCGAAATCGTCGCTGGATTAGCACGGTCAGTTTTCAAACTCACTAATTCGCAGCGGAAACCAACCCACCCACCCACGTGTATCTTCTATTCCCCCATTTTCTGAACAAACTTCTTCCTCACACAAACCTCTGTAACCTGCCACAATTCCAAGTCCAACCCTTTTCTTTCTGTTTCTGACCGCTGCCTACCACTCCGTATTCTCTGTTCTTCTTTCCCTACTCTTTCTCTATAGGTTTCAGTTTCACCCATTTGCATGCTAAGAATCTACACAAATTGGTAAGACAATCACTTGCACCCTCCCACAATTCCACGTATAActcttttctttctgttttctaACCGCTGCCTATCACTCCATATTCTCTGTTCTTCTTTCCCTACTATTTCTCTACATGTTTCAGTTTCACCCATTTGCATGCTAAGAATCTACACAAATCGGTAAGAAAATCACTCGCATATATACATGGAAGTATATTAGCACATTCTGTGAAgatttttgatatttttcttacattttcctgcattttttttttcaattttccctCATTTTATGATGCCAATAATTAgacaattaataataaaatttaaagaacAAACAATGACGTTAGAGGCTAAGGCATACATTTTCGCCGGATCTTGCCTATTAGGTGTTTGTGAAATCAAGGTTTGGACTACTAGACAGCACGCCGCCTTCGGTTTGAGGTATGGAAGTCTCTAGCTTGCAATCTGgagctcctcctccttctccattTCCACTTCGGCCTCTTCACTAATCTCATGATTAAATCCTAAATGTAACAACCCATGTATCTACAGGAGGGCGTTTGAAATTCTTTCAAGTAGAAAGAACTGCTGTGAAATTCTTCCAGTTTTGGTAAGGCACTACAATCCTACTTCCGCTCTTCCACTGCCTTCTAGGTATTTTCTCTTCATTATTTCTTGATTTGTACTCTTTCCAACTTATATTTGttcctttgtttttttcccCAATTTATATGTTGCGGTGGAAGAGCAGAAGTCCTTCAGTTTCCTTTTTCTGTCGGGGTTTGTGATGattgctaataaaaaaaattcgagTCCTTAATTCAAGTCCTtcagttttcttttttatgcagtctctctctctctctgtatgtCTGTccatcttttttctttgttttttttatagcaaCATCTGCAGATCTTCTACAGGCTTTCGAATTTTGGATTATATGTTGTTTTACTCTATGAATTATGGGGTAAAAAGGACACACCTTTAACAATTTTGTGATTGAATTTTTATTGTAGTGGGACAACTATATCACATGCTTGCATCCCAATCTCTCCAATCACaaatgttttctttctctttgggtaaatataaatctaaatttaccttttcagtttttaagttttttttttccatccaTCTTTTAGGTGATGAATTTGATGCACTCTACTGCATCTTTCATGATGTATATATGAGTTTGTATTTAGTATTTCTAAgtcaattttagttttttaaacttctttctttgaaattttcattgtgcgttttaaaattttggtcagATTATGAGTTTCAATTTTGATTATCTTAATGTGCtatgtaaattaaaaaaaattttgttttcattctcaggatatttacaagaatacccataaaaaatggaaaaggaaCCACCTATTGATACGATCCCAAACAGACGTGTCTCTATTTTTACACCTGGTTGGGAGATATCTGTCGGAGTAAAAGCTACTGATCTAAGCCAACTGATTCTCAAAGAgtagaaaaagaagaagcatgAGCAGTATGTATTCTAAATTCTTTATTAAATTTGTTACAAGAAATTCTAACATTATATATACCTTCAATATATAGGTGGCGCATGAAAAAGGTTGTAGAAGAATTAAAATCTTCAACAACTCCTCGCATCATACAAATTTGGAATAAAGTCCAACACCATTTTTtacctatttatttttaatggcATTCTCTATATCATTCTACAAATTAATTATctcaaattataaaattaaaaaaaaaattacaaattaattatctcgaattataaaaaaaaacaatttatgggTGCAGGAAAAAGATTAATGGTGACCAAACAACTTTTCTAAATACAGTAAGTATTCTCTTATTTTCATACGGAAGTATACTGTAAATTCAAATTGCATGCAATtttcaaatataaataaaattgcatttttttgtcatttttataaGCATCACACCCGTCTCAAAGTACAAAGGTCGAAGTACAAGATTAAAGTAACATTTCTTACTATTTAATTTTGTAAACATGATTACAATTTGTTACCTCAAACTTGACAAATTATTTATCTTTCAGTATTTTAAAAGTAACTGGAGTAAAAGTATTTCCGTGAGAAAATTGTCAAAGTTAAAGGTATTTAGGTTGAATTGATTACAACCTTTATATTTGGGATTGTGCATTATAGTTAGACTTCTTATTTTATCATCATTTCTTGCAGATTAACCATGAAAATCTAAAGCATCAAGTGCAAGCAAATGGGTGGCAAGCATGGCTTTGATTTCACACGTAGACACTATGTTTACATATGTACATGTTGTCCATATTTTGATTTGCTTCATATATTAGGAGTTCATCCCTAGCTAGCCTATAACTTTGACTGAAAACTTATGAAtatgaaatttttaatttaaggaCTTGGGTAGATATTTGACATTttgcatgagagagagagggagaaattTATTATGTTCTCCAttttgtgtttttccttttatttcacTTATTGGGTCCAACCTTCATGTTGTTCATACCGTAATAATCagcaagcaaaaaaaaaaaaagtggaatgGTTAGTGTGCAAttcataaatttcattttttctatACAATGGACGGGTGCAAAAAATACTAAGTTAGATGattgaaaataataagaaattgTTGTGATGGACACACATCCACAATTTATAAAATAGTCACTTAAGAAATGTAATAATATCTAAAACAACACATCTTTGGGACGCGTAGCGTCCGTGATGCCTCTCGCACGCACGTGCAGAGAGGCTACATTGTAGGACTGAAGCGTCACGTAATAGTTGTACTCAAAAGTGATTCCACATAATTTGGCGCGTTGCATTGATTTGAGAACACGTGGTAAAGCAAAAAGTGGAAAACGCATAGCGAAAGGAATATGAAAGGAACGTTGAATTTAGTTCGGTTTGTGCCCACCAACCAAACAGCCAACGAGAAAAAACTTCCCTTCCCTTCGTACCAAGCCGTCTTCAATTTGATCGCTCAGGTCAGTCAGCCTTGTCGCCGCCGTCGTCACCACCATGTGGCGCTCTCTCTGGCGCTCCATCGACCGCTTCTCGCTCCAGTACTTCAAGTAAGTTCCCCGTTTTTCTCTCTCCAAATTTTCAACTTCTACATTCACTCCCAGTTTCGTAAATTAGGGTTCTACACTACTCGTTAGACTAGTTCCTCATTTATTTTAAACAATTGTGAGCAACCGAAATAGTCGATTTTGGGTATTTTAATTCAACTTCCCTGAAAGTATATGGAAAACGAATTTTGGATATGGTTGTAGTTTGATTTACATTTGAAGGTATAGGGAATAGAGAGTGTTGGGTGAATTTTAATATAGATACTTGTCCTGTAACCGGATTCAGAACTCGATTTTTGGGAATGTGGAGGTAATGCCTACATTGTATCAATTTATAGATTGAGGGCTTACAGAGTGGTGGGTGAATTTTAGTTACTTGTTCGGTTGCCAATTTGAAAACCTTATTTCTCGAAAAGTGGAGGTAATGGGTAACAATGTCTGCTGTGCATCTACTATTTAGTAGTGGACTGAAGTTTTGTCCTAAGAGTGTATCTCATTGTTTCGTAGGCATCCTCATCATCATAATCGTCATCAAGTATTTTTACTAATACTTCTTTTTATGCTGTTATCGAAATAGGTATGTAATCAATGAACTGCGgaagatcaaagttgtggacGGGCATAACAGGGTAACTTGTTTGACTTTCCTCTTGTTTCATTCAGTTTAATATGCCTCACCTTCCCCTCATGTGACTCTCTACCAGGAACTAGTCATAGATTTATTACAGTCCATAGTGGAGCTAGTTACTTATGGCGATAGACAAGACCCATCGATTTTCGAGTATGAACTGTTGTTCATGGTAAAGCTTCTATATTGGTACgccttttattttcttgttcatattttaattgttaCTTTTAACTTATATGCAGATATTTTATGGAATACCAAGTTTTATCAGAATTTGTTCGTGTGCTAAAGATCAGTAGAAATTCAAGAATTGAGGCACCGTTGCTTCAGTACCTGAGTATAATGATTCAAAACATGAATAGTGACATTTCAATTTGTAAGATTCTAAATGCAGTTAATCAATATCTAAGATTAGTCCTCCAATTTTTAGGTTACCAAAGATTTGGTAGCTGCAACCATGGTGGAAATCAGTTCCAAACATGCCTTCTCCTgaatttctatttttatttttcattaattgtgcCATTGTTAAGCTTATTGCTTGTACTTATTGGTGATCTGTTGATGGTTTTTTTGATGCAGATTATTGTTTTAGCAATGACTACATCAACAATATTATAGGACACAAGTTTGAATTTGGAGGAGATCTAGCGTTATATTATGTTTCCTTTttgaggtctctctctctctctctctctctacattcaCGTTCAatacatgcatacatacatatacatacacatacatacatacatacatacatacatatatacatacatatatacatacatacatatacatatatataactcTTATTTGCTAAAGCAGTTGTGATGCAGTTTTAGCTTGATTTTGTCATTACTTGTGAAGTTTATTATTCTCCTGATTCCCCCGTCTCTCTCTACTCAGAGCAGTGGGcaataaattaaacaaagataCACTTTGCCTTCTTCTGAAGGTTCACGGGGTAAGTTAAAGTTTATTGTGTACATTTTTGGTACAAGTCATGATTTACTTGATAGATGCAGTTCTGTCTGCAGTGGCAGTCGAAATCGTATTTGTATCCTGCGtaccattggtaatggatgtGAAAACATTGTTTAAAGTACACTTTCAGTGGGTTCCTACTatttaagaaacaaaaaaagtttTGGCCTCAGGGTTGAGCCTGTTAGACTAGAGCATGCAGATGGCTTCGTGTGTTCTATGTTCTCCAAGTGGTTTCTGGCAGGGCCATCAAGGCTTAGGCCAGTCCTTGTCAGCATTTCTGATTGTCTTGTGTGGACCCTGGGGAACTGTAACGCCTTTCCTCTTTTCGAGGCATCTTATCCGTTCTTTTCATCATCATCTAGGCTTGCATAatctattttaaattttttagtttatttatttatttataatttatgttgtttttataAGGGGAGAAGCAATAATGAGTTACAAGAAATGACAGTCACTGTTTCATACCGTGATCAATAATTAAAGGATGGTCTCTACTTTATTGCTGCATTTATTTAGCTTAAGTGTGCATGCCTAGATGCATGGCCCCTAATTAATTTTTTCGTGTCCATGTCTCCCTCCAATTGCAGGATGCTGTAGCGTCATTTCCCCTGTATGAAGAGGCTCTCAAATTTGCCCACCATGGGGATAAGATGATTCAGACAGCTATTCGTGCATTAAATCTCAGTATATATAATGGTATGCTGCtattatctttcttttttcttccctttctaATCTGCTAACAGAAGAGACTCATGAGATTTTGGGTTGTAGTTACATTTTCCGTAATTGGAAACAGTATTTTTTTTGGTCGTGCAGCTAGTGATGATATGGTTTATCAATATATAACAACTCCTCCAGTCTCAAGGTATTTCTCAGATATGGTTTCAAGCTtaagcaagaagttctttcatCTAGATGCCCTTGTCCACGATGCAGAGTATGTGTACTTCAATTTGGTAAAATGAGATTTAGGTACTATGCATCTGGAAGGCTGAATGGTTAATTATTGATGCAGGATGCGTACACgtcaaaagaaagaagaaatacTTTTGGAAACTGATAAGATAGTCGATGATCTGTATTACTTGAAGGACATACTTGGTATTGGCGAGTCTCGTTTGAGTAGAGCAGTTACTGAAAATCTTCTCAGAATATTAATCGTTCCCATATTACTCCCATTACTGCAGATGGGGCAGAGTAATGTAAGATGTTCTTCCTTGTATCTGCTTCATTCGCTTTCTTATCAGCATGAGAAATACTTTTTGTTGGTAGATAGTTCCTATTGGAAAACCTAGAATTGCGTATGTCCACATTACATTTTGGGAAATAATTTCTGCACATCCTTTTTTGTCTCATGCACACACCACTTTTTGAAACCACTTAACAAATGTATCACAAAAAACAATGGTCAAGCATTGCTAATTCAATGTTAAGCTGCATTTGTTGTACTGTACATGCTACATAGTACTATGATATACTTTTTCTATATGCTGTATTCATTCAGCATTTCATTTATGATTCAGGGCTCAAATCTGTCTGCAGTTACGTCTTTCTATACTAtttcttgtcttcttcaagTCATTGGTGGAAAAGGCATATTCAACTTTGTCGCCGAAGTTATTTTATATCCTCATATGACCTCAAGTGTGAGAGATGCTGTTCAAAGGGACTCAACTGAGAGCGATGGTCATGCTAAATCTATATTGAGTGAAATGGGAATAGTATCTTCTAGTCATGAGACTGAAGGAGCAGAAAATAATAGCCTCCTTACTGATACTGTCTCTATCAAAAGGTTGTTACTTTTCTGTTTTAGTTCGTATAACCTCCTTTCCAGAAAGAGAGAGTAAAGAAATGAGAGAAACGTAGTTTCTTTCTCAATATTTTGGGCAGTGGTGCTGGAATACTAagactaaaaaatcaatctgtTCACATTTCACTAAATTAGTTAAATGGTCAATTAATGTTCTTTTATATCAAAGAGTGATGACAATTGATAATTATTTCATACATTTTGATGTATTATGAAATTTTTTCctgatgcaggagtggaataCTAGCACATATTTTCTCCGAGAATCATAGTCTATTGCTAGCATCACTATTCTTGTTGTTTATTTTAGCAGAAACAAAAGGTACTAATTTAGAATCTGCTGTTGTACAGAAGACATAACTTCAACGCATCGGTCTGATAGCCGCTTTGAAATTGACTGAGTTTGTTCATATCTttaatttgtcttttcattgATGCAGATCTTCATCCTTTGCTGGCTCAAATGACTGGATTAAGTGGAATGCAATATATGATTGTGAGTTAATAActtcaatttttcaatgtgcGCTTTATATATTCTGTAATTTCCAGCTGGTAATAAGTGAGTACTGAGTTTACTGACTAATAAAACAAAGTTACTGTATATTAGTTTTATGCATGATGGTGATTTATGCTTATTCTGCGTATTATGTATTTTCCGTTGCATTCAAAGACCTTTACATTgaatttcattttcaatttttgaaactTCTGTGTTAACAACCATTTCTCCATTTAATGCATACATTTCTTGGCATTTTTGTTGAATGTTCTGCATTTGCTAGTTTTGTATATGCAATTTGAATATTCATTTTACTTTATTCCACCGTTTTGAAACACTTTGGAAATATATTGACAAATTTCCATTTCATATCTTGACAGGATGTGGATGGTAGTATTGGAAATCTCCTATGGAAACATATGGATGTGGTACAGTgactttttattaattattgtttatttaaatatatatcTTCACTTATTGGTCATTTTAGGTCAGCAGTTTGACTATTTAAAATTTTACCCTTGTGGCTTTCAGTGTCGTGATGAACTGAATTTTCATTTTACAGATTTTAAATGCATTATTGAAGGTTTTAGCAAGTCAACCACCTTACTCTATACTAATACAATGGCATACAGGGTGGTTCTTGCGGAAGCTTTTGATTTGTCAAGGAAAAGGGCTTAGTGATCATAATTTCCAGCTATTCAATGTAAGGATTCAACTGATTTGGTAGAAGCACTTGTATATTATTCTACACTCGTGTCAGAAATCATGCCAAAATGAAATGGATAATTATTCGTATTTTCTTGGTAAGACTGGAAACGACTGGTAAGTGGTTGAGCTTTCTAAAGAAGGAATAGTACCACATCAACCCTTCGAGGGCCTAGCTTTGGTAGAACACTGTATGGTGGGAACCGTGGGATTCTATATATTCAAAGTAAAAAGTTGATAGATGGTAAAATTGGGGTTACAGATAGATAGGTCTGTtagtttaaaattcaaaattgctGTATAGGACTGTAAGAAGACATATAATGATGATTGCCTATTAGAATTGTTATGTAGCTAATAAATGTAAGTGTAAATGGAGTTTGAAGAACACTGTCTGACCTTTCTGAGGTAAGAGTAAAAAGCAAGCTCTGAAGTGCACATTTACTATTTCGTATGATCTAGTAGTATATTATGTGGTGTAGTGTAAATGTGTCTCATACTTTCTAAAGTTTTATATTTTCTAGTTTGTGTGGACAGACCTCATATCAGCAGTCCCGTGAATGTCTTCAGAAAGAACTTGATGGATGCTGGTTTGATCATATACCAGAGGCTTTCAGAAATGAATGGGCAAACTGTAAAGCAGGTAGGCTGGGGGAGGGGGGATATGGTTTCTTCTTGGGATGGTGATAGTTTAGTTCCATTGTTCCCAAAAGATTAAGCTGTTAGGATGTAGACCAACATTATTTCATATTATACCATCTCCCCCTACTGAAACCTACATGGAGTCCAA is part of the Malus domestica chromosome 12, GDT2T_hap1 genome and encodes:
- the LOC103449524 gene encoding protein TRANSPARENT TESTA 9-like isoform X3 — its product is MWRSLWRSIDRFSLQYFKYVINELRKIKVVDGHNRELVIDLLQSIVELVTYGDRQDPSIFEYFMEYQVLSEFVRVLKISRNSRIEAPLLQYLSIMIQNMNSDISIYYCFSNDYINNIIGHKFEFGGDLALYYVSFLRAVGNKLNKDTLCLLLKVHGDAVASFPLYEEALKFAHHGDKMIQTAIRALNLSIYNASDDMVYQYITTPPVSRYFSDMVSSLSKKFFHLDALVHDAEMRTRQKKEEILLETDKIVDDLYYLKDILGIGESRLSRAVTENLLRILIVPILLPLLQMGQSNGSNLSAVTSFYTISCLLQVIGGKGIFNFVAEVILYPHMTSSVRDAVQRDSTESDGHAKSILSEMGIVSSSHETEGAENNSLLTDTVSIKRSGILAHIFSENHSLLLASLFLLFILAETKDLHPLLAQMTGLSGMQYMIDVDGSIGNLLWKHMDVILNALLKVLASQPPYSILIQWHTGWFLRKLLICQGKGLSDHNFQLFNTSYQQSRECLQKELDGCWFDHIPEAFRNEWANCKAGDATSYCAWQRMVDNVKVFILHLQLKSTISKGELLEEPLLDSSAIADSSNTHASNGASASFGSEVGLGSGISCRISFSKAGIRDIYLIPVAKKTSGKVILAEKHPFRSQRGIVLAIAPLAGLIPKIDEDHPTWLHLQIREFEPKLYKSRVRGHRSGKSNHVADGRWTLGFPNAKACEAARLSILEETRKQRSSVESVLAPLLQNSCLGNLSESEDE
- the LOC103449524 gene encoding protein TRANSPARENT TESTA 9-like isoform X1, producing MWRSLWRSIDRFSLQYFKYVINELRKIKVVDGHNRELVIDLLQSIVELVTYGDRQDPSIFEYFMEYQVLSEFVRVLKISRNSRIEAPLLQYLSIMIQNMNSDISIYYCFSNDYINNIIGHKFEFGGDLALYYVSFLRAVGNKLNKDTLCLLLKVHGDAVASFPLYEEALKFAHHGDKMIQTAIRALNLSIYNASDDMVYQYITTPPVSRYFSDMVSSLSKKFFHLDALVHDAEMRTRQKKEEILLETDKIVDDLYYLKDILGIGESRLSRAVTENLLRILIVPILLPLLQMGQSNGSNLSAVTSFYTISCLLQVIGGKGIFNFVAEVILYPHMTSSVRDAVQRDSTESDGHAKSILSEMGIVSSSHETEGAENNSLLTDTVSIKRSGILAHIFSENHSLLLASLFLLFILAETKDLHPLLAQMTGLSGMQYMIDVDGSIGNLLWKHMDVILNALLKVLASQPPYSILIQWHTGWFLRKLLICQGKGLSDHNFQLFNTSYQQSRECLQKELDGCWFDHIPEAFRNEWANCKAALQEASQCKDPFFVLELDVSQQTTDGDATSYCAWQRMVDNVKVFILHLQLKSTISKGELLEEPLLDSSAIADSSNTHASNGASASFGSEVGLGSGISCRISFSKAGIRDIYLIPVAKKTSGKVILAEKHPFRSQRGIVLAIAPLAGLIPKIDEDHPTWLHLQIREFEPKLYKSRVRGHRSGKSNHVADGRWTLGFPNAKACEAARLSILEETRKQRSSVESVLAPLLQNSCLGNLSESEDE
- the LOC103449524 gene encoding protein TRANSPARENT TESTA 9-like isoform X2, with amino-acid sequence MWRSLWRSIDRFSLQYFKYVINELRKIKVVDGHNRELVIDLLQSIVELVTYGDRQDPSIFEYFMEYQVLSEFVRVLKISRNSRIEAPLLQYLNYCFSNDYINNIIGHKFEFGGDLALYYVSFLRAVGNKLNKDTLCLLLKVHGDAVASFPLYEEALKFAHHGDKMIQTAIRALNLSIYNASDDMVYQYITTPPVSRYFSDMVSSLSKKFFHLDALVHDAEMRTRQKKEEILLETDKIVDDLYYLKDILGIGESRLSRAVTENLLRILIVPILLPLLQMGQSNGSNLSAVTSFYTISCLLQVIGGKGIFNFVAEVILYPHMTSSVRDAVQRDSTESDGHAKSILSEMGIVSSSHETEGAENNSLLTDTVSIKRSGILAHIFSENHSLLLASLFLLFILAETKDLHPLLAQMTGLSGMQYMIDVDGSIGNLLWKHMDVILNALLKVLASQPPYSILIQWHTGWFLRKLLICQGKGLSDHNFQLFNTSYQQSRECLQKELDGCWFDHIPEAFRNEWANCKAALQEASQCKDPFFVLELDVSQQTTDGDATSYCAWQRMVDNVKVFILHLQLKSTISKGELLEEPLLDSSAIADSSNTHASNGASASFGSEVGLGSGISCRISFSKAGIRDIYLIPVAKKTSGKVILAEKHPFRSQRGIVLAIAPLAGLIPKIDEDHPTWLHLQIREFEPKLYKSRVRGHRSGKSNHVADGRWTLGFPNAKACEAARLSILEETRKQRSSVESVLAPLLQNSCLGNLSESEDE
- the LOC103449524 gene encoding protein TRANSPARENT TESTA 9-like isoform X5, which produces MNCGRSKLWTGITGYFMEYQVLSEFVRVLKISRNSRIEAPLLQYLNYCFSNDYINNIIGHKFEFGGDLALYYVSFLRAVGNKLNKDTLCLLLKVHGDAVASFPLYEEALKFAHHGDKMIQTAIRALNLSIYNASDDMVYQYITTPPVSRYFSDMVSSLSKKFFHLDALVHDAEMRTRQKKEEILLETDKIVDDLYYLKDILGIGESRLSRAVTENLLRILIVPILLPLLQMGQSNGSNLSAVTSFYTISCLLQVIGGKGIFNFVAEVILYPHMTSSVRDAVQRDSTESDGHAKSILSEMGIVSSSHETEGAENNSLLTDTVSIKRSGILAHIFSENHSLLLASLFLLFILAETKDLHPLLAQMTGLSGMQYMIDVDGSIGNLLWKHMDVILNALLKVLASQPPYSILIQWHTGWFLRKLLICQGKGLSDHNFQLFNTSYQQSRECLQKELDGCWFDHIPEAFRNEWANCKAALQEASQCKDPFFVLELDVSQQTTDGDATSYCAWQRMVDNVKVFILHLQLKSTISKGELLEEPLLDSSAIADSSNTHASNGASASFGSEVGLGSGISCRISFSKAGIRDIYLIPVAKKTSGKVILAEKHPFRSQRGIVLAIAPLAGLIPKIDEDHPTWLHLQIREFEPKLYKSRVRGHRSGKSNHVADGRWTLGFPNAKACEAARLSILEETRKQRSSVESVLAPLLQNSCLGNLSESEDE
- the LOC103449524 gene encoding protein TRANSPARENT TESTA 9-like isoform X4, which produces MNCGRSKLWTGITGYFMEYQVLSEFVRVLKISRNSRIEAPLLQYLSIMIQNMNSDISIYYCFSNDYINNIIGHKFEFGGDLALYYVSFLRAVGNKLNKDTLCLLLKVHGDAVASFPLYEEALKFAHHGDKMIQTAIRALNLSIYNASDDMVYQYITTPPVSRYFSDMVSSLSKKFFHLDALVHDAEMRTRQKKEEILLETDKIVDDLYYLKDILGIGESRLSRAVTENLLRILIVPILLPLLQMGQSNGSNLSAVTSFYTISCLLQVIGGKGIFNFVAEVILYPHMTSSVRDAVQRDSTESDGHAKSILSEMGIVSSSHETEGAENNSLLTDTVSIKRSGILAHIFSENHSLLLASLFLLFILAETKDLHPLLAQMTGLSGMQYMIDVDGSIGNLLWKHMDVILNALLKVLASQPPYSILIQWHTGWFLRKLLICQGKGLSDHNFQLFNTSYQQSRECLQKELDGCWFDHIPEAFRNEWANCKAALQEASQCKDPFFVLELDVSQQTTDGDATSYCAWQRMVDNVKVFILHLQLKSTISKGELLEEPLLDSSAIADSSNTHASNGASASFGSEVGLGSGISCRISFSKAGIRDIYLIPVAKKTSGKVILAEKHPFRSQRGIVLAIAPLAGLIPKIDEDHPTWLHLQIREFEPKLYKSRVRGHRSGKSNHVADGRWTLGFPNAKACEAARLSILEETRKQRSSVESVLAPLLQNSCLGNLSESEDE
- the LOC103449524 gene encoding protein TRANSPARENT TESTA 9-like isoform X8 — its product is MEYQVLSEFVRVLKISRNSRIEAPLLQYLSIMIQNMNSDISIYYCFSNDYINNIIGHKFEFGGDLALYYVSFLRAVGNKLNKDTLCLLLKVHGDAVASFPLYEEALKFAHHGDKMIQTAIRALNLSIYNASDDMVYQYITTPPVSRYFSDMVSSLSKKFFHLDALVHDAEMRTRQKKEEILLETDKIVDDLYYLKDILGIGESRLSRAVTENLLRILIVPILLPLLQMGQSNGSNLSAVTSFYTISCLLQVIGGKGIFNFVAEVILYPHMTSSVRDAVQRDSTESDGHAKSILSEMGIVSSSHETEGAENNSLLTDTVSIKRSGILAHIFSENHSLLLASLFLLFILAETKDLHPLLAQMTGLSGMQYMIDVDGSIGNLLWKHMDVILNALLKVLASQPPYSILIQWHTGWFLRKLLICQGKGLSDHNFQLFNTSYQQSRECLQKELDGCWFDHIPEAFRNEWANCKAGDATSYCAWQRMVDNVKVFILHLQLKSTISKGELLEEPLLDSSAIADSSNTHASNGASASFGSEVGLGSGISCRISFSKAGIRDIYLIPVAKKTSGKVILAEKHPFRSQRGIVLAIAPLAGLIPKIDEDHPTWLHLQIREFEPKLYKSRVRGHRSGKSNHVADGRWTLGFPNAKACEAARLSILEETRKQRSSVESVLAPLLQNSCLGNLSESEDE